From a single Paraburkholderia sp. D15 genomic region:
- a CDS encoding RNA polymerase sigma factor FliA: protein MYNAQGKISQADVLTKYAPLVRRLGLQLVAKMPASVDLDDLIQAGMIGLLDAASRYKEDQGAQFETYASQRIRGAMLDELRSNDWLPRSLRRTSREVETAVHKVEQNLGRSASETEIAEHLQMPLDEYQSMLQDLHGSQLIYYEDFDRSADDEPFLDRYCVDHSDPLSALLDDSLRSALVEAIDRLPEREKLLMSLYYERGMNLREIGAVMEVSESRVCQLHSQAVARLRTRLREMAWANAEAT from the coding sequence ATGTATAACGCTCAGGGAAAGATTTCCCAAGCCGACGTTCTGACGAAGTACGCGCCGCTCGTGCGCCGACTCGGCTTGCAGCTCGTCGCCAAGATGCCGGCGAGCGTCGATCTCGACGATCTGATTCAGGCCGGCATGATCGGCCTGCTGGACGCAGCGAGCCGTTACAAGGAAGACCAGGGCGCGCAGTTCGAGACCTACGCCAGCCAGCGGATTCGCGGCGCGATGCTCGACGAGCTGCGCAGCAACGACTGGTTGCCGCGTAGCCTGCGGCGTACCTCGCGCGAAGTCGAAACGGCGGTGCACAAGGTCGAACAGAACCTGGGCCGCTCGGCAAGCGAAACGGAAATCGCCGAGCACCTGCAGATGCCGCTCGACGAGTATCAGTCGATGCTCCAGGATCTGCACGGCAGCCAGTTGATCTACTACGAAGACTTCGACCGTTCGGCGGACGACGAGCCGTTCCTCGACCGCTACTGCGTCGATCATTCGGACCCGCTGTCCGCGTTGCTCGACGACAGCCTGCGCTCGGCGCTGGTGGAGGCGATCGACCGTTTGCCGGAACGCGAAAAGCTGCTGATGTCGCTGTACTACGAACGTGGGATGAACCTGCGCGAAATCGGCGCGGTGATGGAAGTCAGCGAATCGCGGGTGTGTCAGCTGCACAGCCAGGCGGTGGCGCGGTTGCGTACCCGTCTGCGCGAAATGGCCTGGGCGAATGCCGAGGCGACCTGA
- a CDS encoding AAA family ATPase translates to MDKLISDQAEGLRRLLARSGSRVIAVTGGSTGAGCTTTVVNLAAALAQQGKDVLVIDECLGELSVCTMLGGLRGAGNFAAVMRGEMTLDDAAARHALGFSVLAASRLNREGHSPAQLGVVLHGSADVVLIDAQLDQQGHLSPLAKQAHDVLIVTRMVAQAITEAYACMKRLHYAHALAQFRVLVNHVQSVSDAHTAFANLAGVAGRYLTVALEDAGCIAADTRMARALELSRCVVDAFPSTPAARDFRHLAAELQYWPMRPAMSSQTPWMAPATVTAAQHADQPSAQHA, encoded by the coding sequence TTGGATAAGCTCATCTCCGATCAGGCAGAAGGACTGCGGCGCCTGCTGGCGCGTAGCGGCTCGCGCGTGATTGCGGTGACGGGCGGCTCGACCGGGGCAGGCTGTACGACGACGGTGGTGAACCTCGCCGCGGCGCTCGCGCAGCAAGGCAAGGACGTATTGGTGATCGACGAGTGCCTCGGCGAACTGTCGGTGTGCACGATGCTCGGCGGCTTGCGTGGCGCCGGCAATTTCGCCGCGGTGATGCGCGGCGAGATGACGCTCGACGATGCCGCCGCGCGCCACGCGCTAGGTTTCTCGGTGCTGGCGGCGTCGCGACTGAATCGCGAAGGCCATTCGCCCGCGCAGCTCGGCGTGGTGTTGCACGGTTCGGCGGACGTGGTGCTGATCGATGCGCAGCTCGACCAGCAAGGTCACCTGTCGCCGCTCGCGAAACAGGCGCACGACGTGTTGATCGTCACGCGCATGGTCGCGCAGGCGATCACCGAGGCGTACGCCTGCATGAAGCGCCTGCACTACGCCCACGCGCTCGCGCAGTTCCGCGTGCTGGTGAATCACGTGCAGAGCGTGAGCGACGCGCATACCGCGTTCGCCAACCTGGCCGGCGTGGCCGGGCGTTACCTGACGGTGGCGCTGGAAGACGCCGGTTGCATTGCCGCGGATACGCGGATGGCGCGGGCACTGGAGTTGTCGCGTTGTGTCGTCGATGCGTTCCCGTCGACACCGGCTGCGCGCGATTTCCGTCACCTCGCCGCCGAATTGCAGTACTGGCCGATGCGGCCAGCGATGTCGTCGCAAACGCCATGGATGGCGCCTGCGACAGTTACAGCGGCGCAACACGCCGACCAACCGTCTGCGCAGCACGCCTGA
- the flhF gene encoding flagellar biosynthesis protein FlhF, whose product MNIRKYVGATSRDALRLVREALGADAVVLSNRTMDDGSVEIVALADSDLAAIAPKAPRGGVAAQQAGAMNGPAGHPALSAPRTAPGALSGANPYASGMPDVFSSVFGASPEAGLENGGGHAIGPYSTDDDALSDDLDAMPAPAASHAAANPTAHPALKQTAKPAQAAAPKAALPGAHGNHGAHASQPAAAPAKSAPVTLPQPGTAESSSARAAAARLNQDIRADLLKAAGVPPAPVAPIADAHTPRTMAESNPWLIDHARRIAAEQQEEGAYSARPATMTPAAAMAKGLGSTVEAGYAGHPAASAAAAQTIDTPEWAREAAQLAARRAAQKISPAFASSDDARTPAAVAEAIKARMEQVVNDTVMNELSSMRGMMEEHFAGLLWGDRQRRSPARAALTKHLFAAGFSAQLVQMMVDNLPDDVDSMDGGMDWVRSVLASNLPVMEDEDALMERGGVFALMGPTGVGKTTTTAKLAARCVMRFGASKVALLTTDSYRIGGHEQLRIFGKILGVSVHAVKDGADLQLALSELRNKHIVLIDTIGMSQRDRLVSDQIAMLCRAGQPVQRLLLLNATSHGDTLNEVVQAYQRAPDQQPLAGCILTKLDEATNLGGVLDTVIRYKLPVHYVSTGQKVPENLYVATKKFLIKSAFCIPRDHSPFVPHDDDIPGLLSAMSARSTAELHEVRFG is encoded by the coding sequence TTGAACATTCGTAAATATGTCGGTGCTACCAGTCGTGATGCGCTGCGTCTCGTACGCGAAGCCTTGGGCGCGGACGCGGTCGTACTGTCCAATCGCACGATGGACGACGGTAGCGTCGAAATCGTCGCCTTGGCCGACAGCGACCTGGCTGCCATCGCGCCGAAAGCGCCGCGCGGCGGCGTCGCCGCGCAGCAGGCAGGCGCGATGAATGGCCCGGCTGGGCATCCCGCGCTGAGCGCGCCGCGCACGGCCCCCGGTGCTTTGTCGGGTGCGAATCCTTATGCGAGCGGCATGCCGGACGTGTTCTCGTCGGTGTTCGGCGCGAGCCCGGAAGCGGGCCTGGAGAACGGCGGCGGCCACGCCATCGGCCCGTACTCGACCGATGACGACGCCTTGAGCGACGACCTCGACGCGATGCCGGCTCCGGCCGCCAGCCATGCGGCTGCGAACCCGACGGCACATCCCGCATTGAAGCAAACGGCAAAGCCCGCGCAAGCCGCCGCGCCGAAAGCCGCGCTGCCTGGCGCCCACGGCAACCATGGCGCGCACGCTTCGCAACCGGCCGCCGCGCCGGCCAAGTCCGCGCCGGTCACGTTGCCGCAGCCCGGCACCGCCGAATCGTCGAGCGCGCGCGCCGCGGCCGCGCGCCTGAACCAGGACATTCGCGCCGATCTGCTGAAGGCTGCCGGCGTGCCGCCGGCGCCCGTCGCGCCGATCGCCGACGCACACACGCCGCGTACGATGGCCGAATCGAATCCCTGGCTGATCGATCACGCGCGCCGTATCGCCGCCGAACAGCAGGAAGAAGGGGCTTACAGCGCCCGCCCCGCGACGATGACGCCGGCTGCCGCGATGGCCAAGGGCCTCGGCTCCACGGTCGAAGCGGGCTATGCCGGCCACCCGGCCGCGAGCGCCGCCGCCGCGCAAACCATCGACACCCCGGAGTGGGCGCGCGAAGCCGCGCAACTCGCCGCGCGCCGCGCCGCGCAGAAAATCTCGCCGGCCTTCGCGTCGAGCGACGACGCCCGCACCCCGGCCGCCGTCGCCGAAGCGATCAAGGCGCGCATGGAGCAGGTCGTCAACGACACGGTGATGAACGAACTGTCGTCGATGCGCGGCATGATGGAAGAACACTTCGCCGGTTTGCTGTGGGGCGACCGTCAACGTCGCAGCCCGGCGCGCGCCGCGCTGACCAAGCATCTGTTCGCCGCCGGATTCTCCGCGCAGCTCGTGCAGATGATGGTCGACAACCTGCCTGACGACGTCGACAGCATGGACGGCGGCATGGACTGGGTGCGCTCGGTGCTCGCATCGAACCTGCCGGTGATGGAAGACGAAGACGCGCTGATGGAGCGTGGCGGCGTGTTCGCGCTGATGGGTCCGACCGGCGTCGGCAAGACCACCACCACCGCCAAGCTCGCCGCGCGCTGCGTGATGCGCTTCGGCGCCAGCAAGGTCGCGCTGCTCACCACCGACAGCTACCGGATCGGCGGTCACGAACAGCTGCGCATCTTCGGCAAGATTCTCGGCGTGTCGGTGCACGCAGTGAAGGACGGCGCCGACCTGCAGCTCGCGCTCTCCGAATTGCGCAACAAACACATCGTGCTTATCGACACGATCGGCATGAGCCAGCGCGACCGTCTGGTTTCCGACCAGATCGCGATGCTGTGCCGTGCCGGTCAGCCGGTGCAGCGCCTGCTGCTGCTCAACGCGACCAGCCATGGCGATACGCTCAACGAAGTCGTGCAGGCCTATCAGCGCGCGCCGGATCAACAGCCGCTCGCCGGCTGCATTCTGACCAAGCTCGACGAAGCCACCAATCTGGGCGGCGTGCTCGACACCGTGATCCGCTACAAGCTGCCGGTGCATTACGTGTCGACCGGTCAGAAGGTGCCGGAGAACCTGTACGTCGCAACGAAGAAATTCCTGATCAAGAGCGCGTTCTGCATTCCGCGCGACCACTCGCCGTTCGTGCCGCACGACGACGATATTCCGGGTTTGCTGTCCGCGATGTCCGCACGCTCGACCGCCGAACTCCACGAGGTCCGCTTTGGATAA
- the flhA gene encoding flagellar biosynthesis protein FlhA: protein MNARAGFLARRPDALSSTNLRALAGPVLICMILGMMILPLPPFLLDLLFTFNIALSVMVLLVSMYTMKPLDFAAFPSVLLFSTLLRLSLNVASTRVVLLEGHTGPDAAGQVIESFGHFLVGGNFAVGIVVFIILMVINFMVITKGAGRIAEVSARFTLDAMPGKQMAIDADLNAGLINEEQARKRRSEVSQEAEFYGSMDGASKFVRGDAIAGLLIMVINILGGLIVGMVQHGMDFASAGKNYTLLTIGDGLVAQIPSLVISTAAGVIVSRVATNEDIGTQLTGQLFTNPRVLVITGCILVLMGLIPGMPHFAFLILGGGLIQLGRTMKKRAEDRKNTTALVDVAPAAMTPVENTEASWDDVTMIDTLGLEVGYRLIPLVDKNTDGELLKRIKSIRKKFAQEIGFLPPVIHIRDNLELRPNGYRIALKGVEVGVGEAYPGQWLAINPGQVSAALPGTPTTDPAFGLPAIWIDTNLREQAQVYGYTVVDSSTVVATHLNHLVVTHASELLGRREVQALLERMQKDTPSLVDDLVPKSLPLTTLQKVLQNLLEEGVPIRDMRTILEALSEHAPKITDAHDLTAAVRLALGRAITQQWFPGTGDMQVMGLDSNLERVLSQALSTGSNPGLEPGLAHTLLTETQKAMTRQQNIGLAPVLLVQHALRPMLARFLRRSLPQLKVLSYAEVPDTRNIKVVNLIGAH, encoded by the coding sequence ATGAACGCACGCGCCGGTTTCCTCGCTCGACGGCCGGATGCCTTGAGCAGCACCAATTTGCGCGCCCTCGCCGGGCCGGTGCTGATCTGCATGATCCTCGGCATGATGATTCTGCCGTTGCCGCCGTTCCTGCTGGACCTGCTGTTCACCTTCAACATCGCGCTGTCCGTGATGGTGCTGCTCGTCAGCATGTACACGATGAAGCCGCTCGACTTCGCCGCGTTCCCCAGCGTGCTGCTGTTCTCGACGCTGCTGCGGCTGTCGCTGAACGTGGCATCGACGCGGGTCGTGCTGCTCGAAGGCCATACCGGCCCCGACGCCGCGGGTCAGGTGATCGAGTCGTTCGGTCACTTCCTCGTGGGTGGCAACTTCGCGGTCGGTATCGTCGTCTTCATCATCCTGATGGTCATCAACTTCATGGTGATCACCAAGGGCGCGGGGCGGATCGCGGAAGTGTCCGCGCGCTTCACGCTCGACGCGATGCCCGGCAAGCAGATGGCGATCGACGCCGATCTGAACGCTGGCCTCATCAACGAAGAGCAGGCCAGAAAGCGCCGCTCGGAAGTGTCGCAGGAAGCCGAGTTCTACGGTTCCATGGACGGCGCGAGCAAGTTCGTGCGCGGCGATGCGATCGCCGGTTTGCTGATCATGGTGATCAACATTCTCGGCGGACTGATCGTCGGGATGGTTCAGCACGGTATGGACTTCGCGTCGGCGGGCAAGAACTACACGCTGCTGACCATCGGTGACGGTCTGGTCGCGCAGATTCCGTCGCTGGTGATTTCGACGGCGGCCGGCGTGATCGTGTCGCGCGTGGCGACCAACGAGGACATCGGCACCCAGCTCACGGGCCAGTTGTTCACGAATCCGCGCGTGCTGGTGATCACCGGCTGCATTCTGGTGCTGATGGGCCTGATTCCGGGCATGCCGCACTTCGCGTTTCTGATTCTCGGCGGCGGCCTGATCCAGCTCGGCCGCACGATGAAGAAGCGCGCCGAGGACCGCAAGAACACCACCGCGCTGGTCGACGTCGCGCCGGCCGCGATGACGCCGGTCGAGAACACCGAAGCCAGCTGGGACGACGTGACGATGATCGACACGCTCGGCCTCGAAGTCGGTTACCGGTTGATTCCGCTGGTCGACAAGAATACCGACGGCGAACTGCTGAAGCGGATCAAGAGCATCCGCAAGAAGTTCGCGCAGGAAATCGGCTTTTTGCCGCCGGTCATTCATATCCGCGACAACCTCGAACTGCGGCCGAACGGTTACCGGATCGCGCTGAAGGGCGTGGAAGTGGGCGTCGGCGAAGCGTATCCGGGGCAGTGGCTGGCGATCAATCCCGGCCAGGTGTCGGCGGCGCTGCCGGGCACGCCCACCACGGACCCGGCGTTCGGTTTGCCGGCGATCTGGATCGACACGAATCTGCGCGAGCAGGCGCAGGTGTACGGCTACACGGTGGTCGATTCGAGCACCGTGGTGGCGACTCACCTGAACCACCTCGTGGTCACGCATGCGTCGGAACTGCTCGGCCGCCGCGAAGTGCAGGCGCTGCTGGAGCGGATGCAGAAAGACACGCCGTCGCTGGTCGACGATCTGGTGCCGAAGTCGTTGCCGCTCACCACGCTGCAGAAGGTGTTGCAGAACCTGCTGGAAGAAGGCGTGCCGATCCGCGACATGCGCACGATTCTCGAAGCGCTGTCCGAACACGCACCGAAGATCACCGACGCGCACGATCTCACCGCCGCCGTGCGGCTCGCGCTGGGTCGCGCGATCACCCAGCAGTGGTTCCCGGGTACCGGCGACATGCAGGTGATGGGACTCGACTCGAACCTCGAACGGGTGTTGTCGCAGGCGTTGTCCACGGGTTCCAATCCGGGGCTGGAGCCGGGGCTCGCGCATACGCTGCTGACGGAGACGCAGAAGGCGATGACGCGTCAGCAGAACATCGGGCTGGCGCCGGTGCTGCTGGTACAGCACGCGTTGCGGCCGATGCTCGCGCGCTTCCTGCGGCGCAGCCTGCCGCAGTTGAAGGTGCTGTCGTACGCGGAAGTGCCGGATACGCGCAATATCAAGGTGGTGAATCTGATCGGGGCGCATTGA
- the flhB gene encoding flagellar biosynthesis protein FlhB → MAEDSDLEKTESATPRRLQKAREEGQIVRSRELSTFALLAAGFFGVWGMSSSIGEHLQGMLRTAFTFNHASVFETRKMMSGAGVASREGLYALLPVLAFTGLAALLAPMALGGWQLSAKGLEPKFNRLNPIEGLGKIFSINGPIQLGMSLAKTLVVGIIGGTTMWNRREDVLALATQPLPLALANSAHLIAVCCGMTVAGMFVVAAMDVPYQLWQFHKKLRMTKEEVKREHRESEGDPHVKGRIRQQQRAIARRRMMTNVPKADVVVTNPTHFAVALQYADGEMRAPKVVAKGVNLVAARIREIAAENNVPLLEAPPLARALYHNVELNREIPGPLYGAVAEVLAWVYQLRRFNTEGGTTPVAPTDLDVPPELDKGGVADDEAAQEAADTLNPANDDASGASA, encoded by the coding sequence GTGGCAGAGGACAGCGACCTCGAAAAAACCGAATCAGCCACTCCCCGGCGCCTGCAGAAGGCGCGCGAGGAAGGGCAGATCGTGCGTTCGCGGGAACTGTCGACCTTCGCCCTGCTGGCGGCGGGGTTCTTCGGCGTGTGGGGCATGTCCAGCAGCATCGGCGAACATTTGCAGGGCATGCTGCGCACCGCCTTCACGTTCAATCACGCGAGCGTTTTCGAAACGCGGAAGATGATGAGCGGCGCGGGCGTGGCGAGCCGCGAAGGGCTTTACGCGCTGCTGCCCGTGCTGGCGTTCACCGGCCTCGCCGCGCTGCTCGCGCCGATGGCGCTGGGCGGCTGGCAGCTGTCCGCCAAGGGCCTCGAACCCAAATTCAACCGGCTCAATCCGATCGAAGGGCTCGGCAAGATCTTCTCGATCAATGGTCCGATCCAGCTCGGCATGTCGCTCGCGAAGACGCTGGTGGTGGGCATCATCGGCGGGACGACGATGTGGAATCGCCGCGAAGACGTGCTCGCGCTGGCGACCCAGCCGCTGCCACTCGCGCTGGCCAACTCCGCGCATCTGATCGCCGTGTGCTGCGGCATGACGGTCGCCGGCATGTTCGTGGTCGCCGCGATGGACGTGCCGTACCAGCTCTGGCAGTTCCACAAGAAATTGCGCATGACGAAGGAAGAAGTGAAGCGCGAGCATCGCGAGAGCGAAGGCGATCCGCACGTCAAGGGCCGGATTCGCCAGCAGCAGCGCGCGATCGCCCGCCGCCGCATGATGACCAATGTGCCGAAGGCCGACGTGGTGGTCACCAACCCGACGCACTTCGCGGTCGCGCTGCAATACGCGGATGGCGAGATGCGCGCGCCGAAGGTGGTCGCCAAGGGCGTGAACCTGGTGGCCGCGCGGATTCGCGAGATCGCCGCCGAAAACAACGTGCCGTTGCTGGAAGCGCCGCCGCTCGCGCGGGCGCTGTATCACAACGTCGAGCTGAACCGCGAGATTCCGGGGCCGTTGTACGGCGCGGTCGCGGAAGTGCTCGCGTGGGTGTATCAGCTGCGGCGTTTCAACACCGAAGGCGGCACCACGCCGGTCGCACCGACCGACCTGGACGTGCCGCCCGAGCTCGACAAGGGCGGCGTGGCGGACGACGAAGCCGCCCAGGAAGCCGCCGACACTCTCAACCCCGCTAACGACGACGCTTCAGGAGCCTCCGCATGA
- a CDS encoding DUF3443 domain-containing protein — protein MRTMRSAVQLKSWGQAVAAAMLMSVLVACGGGGGGGGDGGNSGNSALNGGSLPASPTQQPIAVGAANTAQITVGAGTNGVANIPTVSVTICAPGSATNCQTIPNIQVDTASFGLRLVSSVINPSLLGVLPVSSVAAGQLAECATFADGYTWGSVRTATVSIGGETTTSAIPLQIIGDMAASTVPSRGCSGSAENTVSDLGANGILGIGTALNDCGTTCSTGSTAAIYSNYYACPGGASCSRATVPLNQQVANPVANFAGDNNGVIVQLPPVGNTGNASVTGTLVFGINTQTNNPLAASQSFTTDGYGDLNSSVFNGSTVQAFLDSGSNAYFFADSSITQCSGNLQGFYCPSAAQTRSVTLGGNNSTRALASIGILNASTLFNTSNYAFNDLAGQLSGNSSFDLGLPFFYGRYVYYGFDRSATGGQTPFVAF, from the coding sequence ATGCGAACCATGCGTAGTGCTGTGCAGCTCAAGAGCTGGGGGCAGGCCGTCGCGGCGGCGATGCTGATGTCGGTGCTCGTCGCGTGCGGCGGCGGAGGCGGAGGGGGGGGCGATGGCGGTAACAGCGGCAATTCCGCGCTGAACGGCGGCTCGCTGCCGGCCAGTCCGACCCAGCAGCCGATTGCCGTGGGTGCGGCGAATACCGCGCAGATCACGGTGGGCGCCGGAACGAACGGCGTCGCCAATATTCCGACGGTCAGCGTGACGATCTGCGCGCCGGGCTCCGCGACCAACTGCCAGACCATCCCGAATATTCAGGTGGACACCGCGTCGTTCGGCTTGCGGCTGGTCAGCTCGGTGATCAATCCGTCGTTGCTCGGCGTGTTGCCGGTCAGTTCGGTGGCCGCGGGCCAGCTTGCCGAGTGCGCGACCTTCGCCGATGGCTACACGTGGGGCTCGGTGCGGACCGCGACCGTCTCGATTGGCGGCGAAACAACGACGAGCGCGATTCCGCTGCAGATCATCGGCGACATGGCCGCCAGCACGGTGCCCTCGCGCGGTTGCAGCGGATCGGCGGAAAACACCGTCAGCGATCTCGGTGCGAACGGCATTCTCGGCATCGGCACCGCGCTCAACGACTGCGGCACGACCTGCTCGACAGGGTCGACGGCGGCGATCTACAGCAATTACTACGCATGTCCCGGCGGCGCCTCCTGCTCGCGCGCCACGGTGCCGCTCAACCAGCAGGTGGCGAATCCGGTGGCGAACTTCGCGGGCGACAACAACGGCGTGATCGTGCAATTGCCGCCGGTGGGCAATACCGGCAATGCGTCGGTGACGGGTACGCTGGTGTTCGGCATCAACACCCAGACCAACAACCCGCTGGCTGCCTCGCAGTCCTTCACCACCGACGGTTACGGCGACCTGAACAGCAGTGTGTTCAACGGCTCGACGGTGCAGGCGTTCCTCGATTCGGGCTCGAACGCGTACTTTTTCGCGGATTCGTCGATCACACAGTGCAGCGGCAACCTGCAGGGCTTTTACTGCCCGTCGGCCGCGCAGACCCGTTCAGTGACGCTCGGCGGCAACAACAGTACGCGGGCGCTGGCCAGCATCGGCATCCTGAATGCGTCGACGCTGTTCAACACCAGCAACTACGCGTTCAACGACCTCGCCGGGCAGCTCAGCGGCAATAGCTCGTTCGACCTCGGCTTGCCGTTCTTCTACGGGCGCTACGTGTATTACGGCTTCGACCGGTCCGCGACCGGCGGCCAGACGCCGTTCGTGGCGTTCTGA
- a CDS encoding DUF2844 domain-containing protein, whose amino-acid sequence MWSRVRRAGIVTALILPSSLFVVPSAHAGLGGAPMTPPADASVTSRTVQPVGGAAQSVMRAASGASSSSSSSSSASSASGSYTVRDTTLGNGTVVHEYLASDGTVFGIAWRGPQMPDLNDMLGSYFPQYVAGVKTAKAARGGARGPVTVDRNGLVVHSGGHMGAFNGQAWLTPALPAGVSGSDIQ is encoded by the coding sequence ATGTGGAGTCGTGTACGCCGCGCCGGGATCGTTACGGCGCTCATCTTGCCCAGTTCGCTGTTCGTCGTGCCGTCCGCCCATGCGGGTCTGGGCGGCGCCCCAATGACCCCGCCGGCCGATGCCTCGGTCACCTCCCGCACCGTCCAGCCAGTCGGCGGCGCCGCGCAAAGCGTGATGCGCGCGGCCTCGGGTGCTTCCTCTTCTTCCTCGTCCTCCTCCTCCGCTTCGTCGGCTTCCGGCTCGTACACCGTGCGCGATACCACGCTCGGCAACGGCACGGTGGTCCACGAATATCTCGCGTCCGACGGCACGGTATTCGGCATCGCGTGGCGCGGCCCGCAGATGCCCGATTTGAACGACATGCTCGGTAGTTATTTCCCGCAATACGTGGCGGGCGTGAAAACCGCGAAGGCCGCGCGCGGCGGCGCGCGGGGCCCAGTGACGGTCGACCGGAACGGACTCGTGGTCCATTCCGGCGGCCACATGGGCGCGTTCAACGGCCAGGCATGGCTGACCCCGGCGTTGCCTGCCGGCGTCAGCGGTTCCGACATCCAGTGA
- the cheZ gene encoding protein phosphatase CheZ translates to MNLPTNAQGAEAVNESGDFASDRILARIGQLTRTLRDSMRELGLDKHVERAAEAVPDARDRLKYIANMTEQAAERVLGSIDVAKPIQEQLQKDAGELDARWEQWYAAPIEREEVRALMDDTRTFLRGVPEATTATNSQLMEIMLAQDFQDLTGQVIKKITDVVYLIEQQLLGVLVENIALERREQFAANAAALAASDISPTGSPEHLLNGPQINPEGKTDVVQDQSQVDDLLASLGF, encoded by the coding sequence GTGAATCTGCCGACCAATGCGCAAGGCGCCGAAGCGGTCAACGAGAGCGGCGACTTCGCGTCCGACCGCATCCTCGCCCGCATTGGACAACTGACCCGCACGCTGCGCGATTCGATGCGCGAGCTGGGGCTCGACAAGCATGTCGAGCGTGCGGCCGAAGCGGTACCCGACGCTCGCGATCGTCTGAAGTACATCGCGAACATGACCGAACAGGCCGCCGAGCGCGTGCTGGGGTCGATCGACGTCGCGAAGCCGATCCAGGAACAGTTGCAGAAAGATGCCGGCGAACTCGACGCGCGTTGGGAGCAGTGGTACGCGGCGCCGATCGAGCGCGAGGAAGTGCGCGCGCTGATGGACGACACGCGTACGTTTTTGCGCGGTGTGCCGGAGGCGACCACCGCCACCAATTCGCAGCTGATGGAAATCATGCTGGCGCAGGACTTCCAGGATCTGACCGGCCAGGTCATCAAGAAGATCACGGACGTCGTGTACCTGATCGAGCAGCAACTGCTTGGCGTGCTGGTCGAAAACATCGCGCTCGAACGGCGCGAGCAGTTCGCGGCCAACGCGGCGGCGCTGGCGGCTTCGGACATTTCTCCGACCGGCAGCCCGGAGCATCTGCTGAACGGTCCGCAGATCAATCCGGAAGGCAAGACCGACGTGGTGCAGGATCAGTCGCAGGTCGACGATCTGCTGGCCAGCCTCGGCTTCTAG
- the cheY gene encoding chemotaxis response regulator CheY, producing the protein MDKGMKILVVDDFPTMRRIVRNLLKELGYSNVDEAEDGQAGLARLRGGSYEFVISDWNMPNLDGLAMLKEIRADANLSHLPVLMVTAESKKENIIAAAQAGASGYVVKPFTAATLDEKLNKILEKMAKTGS; encoded by the coding sequence ATGGATAAGGGAATGAAAATTCTGGTGGTTGACGACTTTCCGACGATGCGCCGGATCGTCCGCAACCTCCTCAAGGAACTCGGCTACTCGAACGTCGACGAGGCGGAAGACGGCCAGGCGGGTCTCGCGCGTCTGCGCGGCGGCAGCTACGAGTTCGTGATCTCCGACTGGAACATGCCGAACCTCGACGGTCTGGCCATGCTCAAGGAAATCCGCGCCGACGCCAACCTGTCGCACCTGCCGGTGCTGATGGTGACGGCCGAATCGAAGAAGGAAAACATCATCGCGGCGGCTCAGGCCGGCGCGAGCGGTTATGTCGTCAAGCCGTTCACGGCCGCGACGCTCGACGAGAAGCTCAACAAGATTCTCGAGAAGATGGCCAAGACCGGGAGCTGA